One Myxococcales bacterium genomic region harbors:
- a CDS encoding PhnD/SsuA/transferrin family substrate-binding protein, whose product MNADNGLFAVCPHDTARGIDKWAMFNTRVNKRLGLGSRFHAYLDFAEFGRDLLGGRFAWAYLNPADFVKAKKKLGYAPVVRPVARFDVARIVAREGMGEVRAGARVAAVPGYLKAVVEHTLREEGTALAAVDAKSYGEVVTMVRDGRAEFGITYNEHFDVLSATSRQGIVAIRSFDFGLSHVLAVRPDLGVSGIELGRWLLSDPEGQKAGDVIGVSGWETVDESPFESLATILGV is encoded by the coding sequence ATGAACGCAGACAACGGACTTTTTGCCGTGTGCCCTCACGATACCGCGCGCGGGATCGACAAGTGGGCGATGTTCAACACCCGCGTGAACAAGCGCCTCGGGCTCGGCTCGCGTTTCCACGCATACCTCGATTTCGCCGAGTTCGGGAGGGATCTCCTGGGCGGCCGGTTCGCGTGGGCATATCTCAATCCGGCCGACTTCGTGAAGGCCAAGAAGAAGCTCGGGTACGCGCCGGTCGTGAGGCCCGTGGCCCGGTTCGACGTCGCGCGGATCGTCGCGCGCGAAGGCATGGGAGAGGTCCGCGCCGGCGCTCGTGTGGCCGCGGTTCCCGGCTACCTGAAGGCCGTCGTGGAGCACACCCTTCGCGAGGAGGGGACGGCCCTCGCCGCCGTCGACGCGAAGAGCTACGGCGAGGTCGTGACGATGGTGAGAGACGGGCGCGCCGAATTCGGGATCACCTACAACGAGCACTTCGACGTGCTCTCCGCGACGTCACGGCAAGGGATCGTGGCCATTCGGAGCTTCGACTTCGGGCTCTCCCACGTGCTCGCGGTGCGCCCCGACTTGGGCGTGTCGGGCATCGAGCTCGGGCGTTGGCTCCTGTCGGACCCCGAGGGACAGAAAGCCGGCGATGTGATCGGAGTCTCGGGGTGGGAGACCGTCGACGAGAGCCCGTTCGAGTCGCTCGCGACGATCCTCGGGGTCTGA
- a CDS encoding hydrogenase maturation nickel metallochaperone HypA, whose product MHEVSLVESLFDAIDDAIGAHPRDAARAVTVRIGELAGVEVFLFETAFVGVAPERGYPHARLTVENEPASWVCSLCGAAAPSTEPSACERCEGPLKLATGAGIVLTRVELEVR is encoded by the coding sequence ATGCACGAGGTCTCGCTCGTCGAGTCCCTCTTCGACGCGATCGACGACGCGATCGGCGCACACCCGCGCGACGCCGCGCGCGCGGTCACGGTGCGTATCGGCGAGCTCGCGGGCGTCGAGGTTTTCCTCTTCGAGACGGCGTTCGTCGGCGTGGCACCAGAGCGAGGGTACCCGCACGCTCGCCTCACGGTCGAGAACGAGCCCGCCTCGTGGGTGTGCTCGCTGTGCGGCGCGGCGGCGCCATCGACCGAGCCATCGGCCTGCGAGCGCTGCGAAGGGCCTTTGAAGCTCGCGACCGGTGCGGGCATCGTTCTGACTCGCGTGGAGCTGGAGGTGCGCTGA
- a CDS encoding neutral/alkaline non-lysosomal ceramidase N-terminal domain-containing protein, whose amino-acid sequence MRAGFGKADISVFEPGMCMFGWGHPGNVSRRVGKPLFSRAFALEHPASGTKLVYVCCDLGMISEALRLEVGARLAREGLGLRDEELVVTATHTHSAPTGYSTYLMYALSAPGFSRRVLDGLAAGIVASVKAALASLTSAEVFVHRGEVPRSEPVLFNRALAAYAQNPEVTPVPFERRDEAVSRTMTVVSAVSESGVPLGVVTWLGCHPTTIHREADYLHPDHKGESAEVLEHGSQNPDFVALFAQGPAGDVTANFRLDARRGQRIGLDDDDRESAREVGERVAAVAERIAREAPTLGVRVDGPVDVRASYTDFFSAPVDPRFCGGAAGVTTSPPRVGLPFALGAEEGPGPLGSVPRLPRGLTAARRVLGRLGVVPTGGDEKVPLWELGRGSEGRVLGVLRPARLARHVPDRFARFLARAAERPEMIERPWVPRFLPTHLLRVGPLVVASLPTEPTTIAGARLARVVSRALGDPGLFVVVCGYTDAYCGYLTTPEEYALQHYEGGATLYGKNALGAFCTVFDGLARAMHEGSPVDRGPAPPNVAPEACVPAFDPRELLTV is encoded by the coding sequence ATGCGCGCTGGCTTCGGAAAAGCAGACATCTCGGTGTTCGAGCCGGGCATGTGCATGTTCGGGTGGGGCCACCCGGGCAACGTCTCGCGTCGGGTCGGAAAACCCCTATTTTCCAGGGCGTTCGCGCTCGAGCACCCCGCGTCGGGCACCAAGCTCGTCTACGTGTGCTGCGACCTCGGCATGATCTCCGAGGCGCTGCGGCTCGAGGTGGGGGCGCGGCTCGCGCGGGAGGGGCTCGGCCTCCGCGACGAGGAGCTCGTGGTGACGGCCACGCACACGCACTCGGCACCGACGGGGTACTCGACCTACCTCATGTACGCCCTGTCGGCCCCCGGGTTCTCGCGGCGCGTGCTCGACGGGCTCGCGGCGGGCATCGTCGCGTCAGTGAAGGCGGCGCTCGCGTCGCTCACGTCGGCCGAGGTCTTCGTGCACCGCGGCGAGGTTCCGCGCTCCGAGCCCGTGCTCTTCAACCGCGCGCTGGCGGCGTACGCGCAGAACCCCGAGGTCACTCCGGTCCCGTTCGAGCGCCGCGACGAGGCCGTGTCGCGCACGATGACCGTCGTCAGCGCCGTGAGCGAGTCGGGGGTGCCGCTCGGCGTGGTCACCTGGCTCGGCTGCCACCCGACGACCATCCACCGCGAGGCCGACTACCTCCACCCCGACCACAAAGGGGAGTCGGCCGAGGTGCTCGAACATGGGTCGCAAAATCCGGATTTTGTTGCGCTTTTTGCTCAAGGCCCCGCGGGCGACGTGACCGCCAACTTTCGGCTCGACGCGCGACGCGGTCAGCGCATCGGACTCGACGACGACGATCGCGAGAGCGCGCGTGAGGTGGGCGAGCGTGTGGCCGCCGTCGCCGAGAGGATCGCCCGCGAAGCGCCGACCCTCGGGGTGCGTGTCGACGGGCCTGTCGACGTGCGTGCGTCCTACACGGATTTCTTCTCCGCCCCGGTCGACCCTCGGTTCTGTGGCGGAGCGGCCGGCGTCACGACGAGCCCTCCCCGCGTGGGCCTCCCGTTCGCGTTGGGCGCCGAAGAGGGACCTGGGCCCCTCGGCTCGGTGCCGAGGCTACCGCGCGGCCTCACGGCGGCGAGGCGTGTGCTCGGGAGGCTCGGGGTCGTGCCCACCGGGGGGGACGAGAAGGTCCCGCTGTGGGAGCTCGGTCGTGGGTCGGAGGGGCGTGTGCTCGGGGTGCTCCGCCCTGCGCGCCTCGCGCGGCACGTGCCCGACAGGTTCGCGCGGTTCCTCGCCCGTGCGGCCGAGCGGCCCGAGATGATCGAGCGACCATGGGTGCCGAGGTTCTTGCCGACTCACCTCCTCCGCGTAGGCCCGCTCGTCGTCGCGAGCTTGCCGACCGAGCCGACCACGATCGCCGGGGCGCGCCTCGCGCGGGTCGTATCGCGCGCGCTCGGGGATCCCGGGCTCTTCGTCGTCGTGTGCGGCTACACCGACGCGTACTGCGGTTACCTCACCACGCCCGAGGAGTACGCGCTCCAGCACTACGAAGGTGGCGCGACGCTGTATGGAAAAAACGCGCTAGGTGCATTCTGCACGGTCTTCGACGGGCTCGCGCGCGCGATGCACGAGGGCTCCCCCGTAGACCGAGGGCCAGCGCCACCGAACGTCGCTCCCGAGGCGTGTGTCCCGGCCTTCGACCCGCGAGAGCTGCTCACGGTTTAG
- a CDS encoding roadblock/LC7 domain-containing protein — protein sequence MNDIVNRADKIQATLKNLVTNTPDVEGAALVSVDGLIVASALAVGTDEDRVSAMAAALLSLGSRTSEELGRGTLQQAYIKGDSGYVIIMHAGEESVLEVITGGNAKLGMVLLDMKRAAAELARASG from the coding sequence ATGAACGACATCGTGAACCGAGCCGACAAGATCCAAGCGACCCTCAAGAACCTCGTGACCAACACGCCCGACGTCGAGGGCGCCGCGCTCGTGAGCGTGGACGGCCTCATCGTGGCCTCGGCGCTCGCCGTCGGCACCGACGAGGATCGCGTCTCGGCCATGGCGGCAGCGCTCCTCTCGCTAGGCTCACGCACGTCCGAGGAGCTCGGCCGCGGGACGCTCCAGCAGGCGTACATCAAGGGCGACAGCGGCTACGTCATCATCATGCACGCCGGAGAAGAGAGCGTGCTCGAGGTGATCACGGGCGGCAACGCCAAGCTCGGCATGGTGCTCCTCGACATGAAACGAGCGGCCGCGGAGCTCGCGAGGGCAAGCGGATGA
- a CDS encoding DUF1298 domain-containing protein — MSTRTSLGGEDAAWLHMEEPENPMVVSGVLELDARVTVDSVRARLRERLVPMMRFSSRVRDRGLGGAPTFEPCDVDLEWHVPERTVGSEAELFAFVGSEVGTLLELSRPLWRVHVIQREPGGTTLLFRVHHAVADGFSLLSVLLSLCDASRDAGPHGKVVDRGRARGSLLGYARAALRLLVLPPDPRSTLKAPLGTDKRIAWTRPISLDLVKSAAHAHGATVNDLLVAAIAGALRQTLVRRRERCRDVRAMVPVNLREGSPAPDEGNRFGLVVLDLPVSVGDAHARLAAVKASMDVRKATREAVVAHVILRAMGFLPRALEGLGVAFFATKSSLVLTNVPGPKERVAFLGATVDRILFWVPQSGRMGLGVSVFSYAGAVTVGVMSDARVIDDPAELARAIEREVHDLLPSARPGVTGAL; from the coding sequence ATGAGCACCCGCACGAGCCTCGGTGGCGAGGACGCAGCTTGGCTTCACATGGAGGAGCCCGAAAACCCTATGGTGGTGAGCGGGGTGCTCGAGCTCGACGCGCGCGTCACGGTCGACTCCGTGCGCGCGCGGCTCCGAGAGCGGCTCGTCCCGATGATGCGCTTCTCGTCGCGTGTGCGGGATCGCGGCCTCGGTGGGGCGCCGACCTTCGAGCCGTGCGACGTCGACCTCGAGTGGCACGTGCCGGAGCGTACGGTGGGCAGCGAGGCCGAGCTCTTCGCGTTCGTCGGGAGCGAGGTCGGTACGTTGCTCGAGCTTTCGCGGCCGCTCTGGCGCGTGCACGTCATTCAGCGGGAGCCCGGGGGCACGACCCTGCTCTTTCGTGTGCATCACGCCGTCGCCGACGGGTTCTCGCTCCTCTCGGTCCTCCTCTCGCTGTGTGACGCTTCGCGCGATGCCGGCCCGCACGGGAAGGTCGTGGATCGCGGTCGAGCCCGAGGCTCGCTCCTCGGGTATGCGCGTGCGGCGCTGCGTTTGCTCGTGTTGCCGCCCGATCCACGCTCGACGCTCAAGGCGCCGCTCGGCACCGACAAGCGCATTGCGTGGACCCGCCCCATCTCCCTCGACCTCGTGAAGAGCGCCGCGCACGCCCACGGGGCCACGGTCAACGACCTGCTCGTCGCCGCGATCGCGGGAGCGCTCCGCCAAACGCTCGTCCGCCGGCGGGAGCGATGCCGTGACGTTCGCGCGATGGTCCCGGTGAACCTCCGAGAGGGCTCGCCTGCTCCCGACGAGGGCAATCGCTTCGGCCTCGTCGTGCTCGATCTCCCGGTCTCCGTGGGGGACGCTCACGCCCGGCTCGCGGCCGTCAAGGCATCCATGGACGTGCGCAAGGCCACGCGCGAGGCCGTGGTGGCCCACGTGATCCTCCGCGCGATGGGGTTCTTGCCTCGCGCCCTCGAGGGCCTCGGGGTGGCTTTTTTCGCGACCAAATCGTCCCTCGTGCTCACGAACGTCCCCGGCCCGAAGGAGCGCGTCGCGTTCCTCGGAGCGACGGTCGACCGGATCCTCTTCTGGGTGCCGCAGTCGGGTCGCATGGGGCTCGGGGTGAGTGTGTTCAGCTATGCAGGAGCCGTGACGGTAGGCGTCATGAGCGACGCCCGCGTCATCGACGACCCGGCAGAGCTCGCCCGCGCCATCGAGCGCGAGGTGCACGACCTCCTACCCTCCGCCCGACCGGGAGTGACCGGCGCGCTCTGA
- a CDS encoding roadblock/LC7 domain-containing protein, producing the protein MSVLASLARPISDILVDAVAHSRDVRCLLVADKSGLPLVSTLSTGAFEEGLAAYAGLILSSSKFADQELGLGGFHAQYVVGRKRHVYVSFLTSEEVLVAVTDATATPTNVLMLLSGLAVQIMNAVADAAYLEPESGSFSIVPYPEMRESS; encoded by the coding sequence ATGAGCGTCTTAGCGTCGCTCGCGCGCCCCATCTCCGACATTCTCGTCGATGCCGTGGCGCACTCTCGCGACGTTCGCTGCCTCCTCGTCGCCGACAAGAGCGGGCTCCCGCTCGTTTCGACCCTGTCGACCGGCGCCTTCGAAGAGGGCCTCGCGGCGTACGCCGGGCTCATCCTGTCGAGCTCGAAGTTCGCCGACCAAGAGCTCGGACTCGGCGGATTTCATGCGCAGTACGTCGTCGGTCGCAAGCGCCACGTGTACGTGAGCTTCCTCACGTCCGAGGAGGTGCTCGTCGCCGTGACCGACGCGACGGCGACCCCGACCAACGTGCTGATGCTGCTCTCGGGCCTCGCCGTTCAGATCATGAACGCCGTGGCCGACGCGGCATACCTCGAGCCCGAATCCGGCTCGTTCTCGATTGTTCCCTATCCCGAAATGCGGGAGTCCTCATGA
- a CDS encoding radical SAM protein: MQLRLGRGVETALSKTASLLWPLVQRLNEKVEGPSAHPKWAPAPLLKRKERTFPTLGFPRETDSLCPACVKEARAAVLSGERDLSALVTDKPGEIRAKIVEEGGQVWMKKTCPKHGAIEDLMAVDAAFLKRIERLYPGRDYLAPLTALRDHGTSSIQYGRGSVLVVDLTNRCNMMCDPCFMDANQVGFVHELSWEDVTQILDDSIEVKPRRQMSIQFSGGEPTLSPHFLPAIRYAREKGYFAVQVATNGIRFAQDPEFAKQAKEAGLRMAYLQFDGIGNEANSHRKVGNLYDVKLRAIENLHAAGIDVILVVTVVNGVNNEQVGKIVEFAIDNADKVTVVSFQPVSFTGRDEDVDDATRTKQRYTLSHLARDIKDQCGFSEPLRDWFPLSAMGPFSDLTDTLMGDKADWGSMKCGCHPNCGVGTIFFVNKRTKQCVPLTQFLNLEQLLLDIQEITDAAQGRALTVAELVVALLKNYDPKSAPEGFDFPTLVKQFMSQTGARGKKIGEFESDAAEFEWRVLFVAGMWFQDLFNYDFRRTEMCIIPYGTQMGEISFCAYNTGVGFRNIVEKMKANATVAEWYKEHGRHPVYAKNQKLPLPPALGTIVNAEGRPDGKRRVSLRILEAR; the protein is encoded by the coding sequence ATGCAGCTTCGCCTCGGACGCGGTGTCGAGACCGCCCTCTCCAAGACTGCCTCTTTGCTCTGGCCGCTCGTGCAGCGGCTCAACGAGAAGGTCGAGGGCCCGTCGGCCCACCCCAAATGGGCGCCGGCGCCTCTCCTCAAACGCAAGGAGCGCACCTTCCCGACGCTCGGGTTCCCCCGCGAGACCGACTCGCTCTGCCCCGCCTGCGTGAAAGAGGCGCGCGCCGCCGTGCTCTCCGGTGAGCGGGACCTGTCGGCCCTCGTCACGGACAAACCCGGTGAGATCCGCGCCAAGATCGTCGAAGAGGGCGGCCAGGTGTGGATGAAGAAGACGTGCCCCAAGCACGGCGCCATCGAAGACCTCATGGCGGTCGACGCGGCCTTCTTGAAGCGCATCGAGCGGCTCTACCCCGGGCGCGACTACCTCGCGCCGCTCACGGCCCTCCGCGATCACGGCACCTCGAGCATCCAGTACGGCCGCGGGAGCGTGCTCGTCGTCGACCTCACGAACCGCTGCAACATGATGTGCGATCCGTGTTTCATGGACGCGAACCAGGTCGGCTTCGTGCACGAGCTGTCGTGGGAGGACGTGACCCAGATCCTCGACGACTCGATCGAGGTGAAGCCTCGCCGTCAGATGAGCATCCAGTTCTCCGGCGGGGAGCCCACGCTCTCTCCCCATTTTCTGCCGGCCATCCGCTACGCGCGCGAAAAAGGCTACTTCGCCGTACAAGTGGCCACGAACGGAATTCGTTTCGCCCAAGATCCGGAGTTCGCGAAGCAGGCCAAAGAGGCCGGGCTCCGCATGGCGTACCTCCAGTTCGACGGCATCGGCAACGAGGCGAACTCGCACCGCAAGGTCGGCAACCTCTACGACGTGAAGCTCCGCGCGATCGAGAACCTGCACGCCGCGGGGATCGACGTGATCTTGGTCGTGACGGTGGTGAACGGCGTGAACAACGAGCAGGTCGGCAAGATCGTCGAGTTCGCGATCGACAACGCCGACAAGGTCACCGTGGTGAGCTTCCAGCCCGTGAGCTTCACCGGCCGCGACGAGGACGTGGACGACGCGACCCGCACGAAGCAGCGGTACACCCTGAGCCACTTGGCGCGGGACATCAAAGACCAGTGTGGCTTCTCGGAGCCGCTCCGCGACTGGTTCCCGCTCTCGGCCATGGGGCCCTTCTCGGACTTGACCGACACCCTCATGGGCGACAAGGCCGACTGGGGCTCGATGAAGTGCGGGTGCCACCCGAACTGCGGAGTCGGCACCATTTTCTTCGTGAACAAACGCACGAAGCAGTGCGTGCCGCTCACCCAGTTCTTGAACTTGGAGCAGCTCCTCCTCGACATCCAAGAGATCACCGACGCCGCGCAGGGCCGCGCGCTCACGGTGGCCGAGCTCGTGGTCGCGCTCCTCAAGAACTACGACCCGAAGAGCGCGCCGGAGGGCTTCGATTTCCCCACGCTCGTGAAGCAGTTCATGAGCCAGACGGGCGCGCGCGGGAAAAAGATCGGCGAGTTCGAGAGCGACGCCGCCGAGTTCGAGTGGCGCGTGCTCTTCGTCGCCGGCATGTGGTTCCAAGACCTCTTCAACTACGACTTTCGCCGCACGGAGATGTGCATCATCCCGTATGGCACGCAGATGGGGGAGATCTCGTTCTGCGCGTACAACACGGGCGTCGGATTCCGCAATATCGTCGAGAAGATGAAGGCGAACGCGACGGTGGCCGAGTGGTACAAGGAGCACGGCCGTCACCCGGTGTATGCCAAGAACCAGAAGCTGCCGCTGCCGCCCGCGCTCGGCACCATCGTGAACGCCGAGGGCAGACCCGACGGCAAACGCCGCGTCTCGCTGCGCATCCTCGAGGCGAGGTAG
- a CDS encoding serine/threonine protein kinase — protein MPSPAPKTDRPSLLDRHRMDEGSRWSHHLLRALTIAVLGGAAIDLATVVGDPSTLVAYALPRAISMMLVSAFAATVHFAPDSTVARVDGRGRAALWSLAILSAVTTGMAARVPVSFTLVAIAMAFLPAGMRKMTVPRWLVGGAAWVVTALLVSFATRGAPATFTRAVLFGIAPGIALFFAVFLLGYTSRSPHRDTAAELEGGALGGYQLKRRLGAGGMGEVWEAQHPALKVSVAVKLLRIQSRVARGRFEVEARATARLSHPNTVRIFDYGIVGDGLAYYVMEYVPGTSLKQLVENEGPLPPARAIRMARQIASALHEAHELGLVHRDVKPDNVLLQGSEYDPDFVKVIDFGLVYRGKAGATGERFTRPGTVVGTPSYLAPEASAGGNATPAADVYSLGCLLYFLLTGAPPFVGETVPDVLAAHVKDPVVPPSKVVSGISPEVDAIVLACLEKDPKNRPRTGADLLAALDGTTRPADSTHLEAQLAELPSLIDGDGLLGGTGSLSKP, from the coding sequence GTGCCTTCCCCTGCGCCAAAGACCGACAGGCCGAGCCTGCTCGACCGGCATAGGATGGACGAGGGCTCGCGCTGGTCGCACCACCTGCTGCGCGCGCTGACGATCGCCGTGCTCGGAGGCGCCGCGATCGATCTGGCCACGGTCGTCGGAGATCCGTCGACCCTCGTCGCGTATGCGCTGCCCCGCGCCATCTCGATGATGCTGGTCTCGGCGTTCGCGGCGACGGTGCATTTCGCGCCGGACTCGACGGTCGCGCGGGTCGATGGGCGGGGTCGCGCGGCGCTCTGGTCGCTCGCGATCCTCTCCGCCGTCACCACTGGCATGGCCGCGAGGGTGCCCGTCTCGTTCACGCTCGTCGCGATCGCCATGGCGTTCTTGCCTGCGGGCATGCGCAAGATGACCGTGCCTCGGTGGCTCGTCGGGGGCGCGGCGTGGGTCGTGACGGCGCTCCTCGTGAGCTTCGCCACGCGCGGCGCGCCGGCGACCTTCACGCGGGCCGTGCTCTTCGGGATCGCGCCGGGCATAGCCCTATTTTTCGCAGTCTTTTTGCTAGGTTACACCTCTCGATCGCCCCACCGTGACACCGCCGCCGAGCTCGAAGGTGGCGCCCTCGGCGGGTACCAACTGAAGCGCCGGCTCGGGGCGGGGGGCATGGGAGAGGTCTGGGAGGCGCAGCACCCCGCGCTCAAGGTGAGCGTCGCGGTGAAGCTCCTCCGGATCCAGAGCCGCGTGGCGCGAGGCCGGTTCGAGGTCGAAGCCCGAGCGACGGCGCGCCTCTCGCACCCGAACACGGTTCGTATCTTCGACTACGGCATCGTGGGCGACGGCCTCGCGTACTACGTCATGGAGTACGTGCCCGGGACGAGCCTGAAGCAGCTCGTCGAGAACGAGGGGCCGCTACCCCCGGCGCGCGCCATCCGCATGGCGCGGCAGATCGCGAGCGCGCTCCACGAGGCCCACGAGCTTGGGCTCGTCCACCGCGACGTGAAGCCGGACAACGTGCTCCTCCAGGGCTCCGAGTACGATCCGGACTTCGTGAAGGTCATCGACTTCGGCCTCGTGTACCGAGGGAAAGCGGGCGCAACCGGCGAGCGCTTCACCCGCCCCGGCACCGTCGTCGGGACGCCCAGCTACCTCGCGCCCGAGGCTTCGGCTGGAGGCAACGCGACCCCCGCGGCGGACGTGTACTCGCTCGGTTGCCTGCTCTATTTCCTGCTCACGGGCGCGCCGCCGTTCGTCGGCGAGACGGTGCCCGACGTGCTCGCCGCGCACGTGAAGGACCCGGTCGTGCCCCCGAGCAAGGTGGTCTCCGGGATCTCGCCCGAGGTCGACGCGATCGTGCTCGCGTGCCTCGAGAAGGACCCGAAGAACCGCCCGCGTACGGGCGCCGACCTGCTCGCCGCCCTCGACGGGACGACCCGCCCCGCCGACTCGACGCACCTCGAGGCGCAGCTCGCCGAGCTCCCGAGCCTCATCGACGGGGACGGGCTCCTCGGGGGGACCGGCTCGCTCTCTAAACCGTGA
- a CDS encoding DUF4388 domain-containing protein translates to MNAPLPATDPHPNVLQGVLGAFGSIELLQFVSQALPVAQVTFVSPSGSEASILLARGGCLDARFGKLRGREAAVAALSHPMSKFSVREADLPSGIGAPATLTELVLEVARLEDELERRKDDLPEPSRKLTLTGQLDASDPLDCGLPFVARALAGQPRSLETLEADLPLAPVRVRLSVALLREQGRLTLRASTIMPRVLPPEPAGPIDRELEKRRGALRVLVACPAEMVDCVEGAVRHFAAAVTAPAPAVSRVTSGPTFVRIRPARGGVISFTFLPTTRQNRVFFDSFVRSTDAVILGDDDEAVRWGATLPSDLPTAAVANGATDHCLYDALVRALT, encoded by the coding sequence ATGAACGCGCCGCTCCCCGCCACCGACCCACACCCGAACGTCCTCCAGGGCGTGCTCGGCGCGTTCGGTAGCATCGAGCTGCTTCAGTTCGTTTCACAGGCCTTGCCGGTCGCGCAAGTCACCTTCGTGAGCCCTTCGGGGTCCGAGGCCTCGATCCTCTTGGCTCGCGGCGGTTGCCTCGACGCACGCTTCGGCAAGCTGCGTGGGCGAGAGGCCGCCGTCGCGGCGCTGTCGCACCCCATGTCGAAGTTCTCCGTCCGTGAGGCCGACCTCCCTTCGGGGATCGGTGCCCCTGCGACGCTCACCGAGCTCGTGCTCGAAGTGGCTCGCCTCGAGGACGAGCTCGAGCGACGAAAGGACGATCTGCCCGAGCCGTCGAGGAAGCTCACGCTCACGGGCCAGCTCGACGCGTCCGACCCTCTCGACTGCGGGCTCCCGTTCGTCGCGCGTGCGCTCGCCGGGCAACCACGGAGCCTCGAGACGCTGGAAGCCGACCTGCCTCTCGCCCCCGTTCGAGTGCGCCTATCCGTGGCACTTCTCCGCGAACAAGGTCGGCTCACGCTTCGCGCGAGCACCATCATGCCACGCGTCCTTCCGCCCGAGCCTGCGGGCCCCATCGATCGTGAGCTCGAGAAGCGTCGTGGCGCCCTGCGTGTGCTCGTGGCGTGCCCCGCCGAGATGGTCGATTGCGTCGAGGGGGCCGTACGCCACTTCGCGGCGGCCGTTACCGCGCCCGCACCGGCCGTATCCAGGGTGACCTCCGGACCGACGTTCGTCCGAATCCGCCCTGCTCGCGGGGGGGTCATCTCGTTCACCTTCTTGCCGACGACGCGACAAAACCGCGTCTTCTTCGACAGCTTCGTTCGTTCGACCGACGCCGTGATCCTCGGCGACGACGACGAGGCCGTCCGATGGGGGGCGACTCTCCCGAGCGATCTGCCCACCGCCGCCGTCGCCAATGGCGCGACCGACCACTGCCTCTACGACGCGCTCGTGCGAGCGCTGACCTGA
- the hypB gene encoding hydrogenase nickel incorporation protein HypB: protein MCDVCGCGDPHKVTIDVHTSLLAKNDRDAAHLRAHFAEDGVLALNVMGSPGSGKTALIEAVARSGRDLKLAAVSGDLATSLDAERLASAGVPSASITTGSACHLDAAMVHHALHDERIARAVHESDVFFVENVGNLVCPAIYDLGQAKNVVVLSVTEGVDKPLKYPVMFRVADLVVVSKVDLVPYLPGTSLTTLRENIARVAPSAEVIPCSAVSGEGVGELLAWLEAQRAALAPRSAAARHEHP, encoded by the coding sequence ATGTGCGATGTATGCGGTTGCGGAGATCCCCACAAGGTCACGATCGACGTGCACACGTCGCTGCTCGCCAAGAACGACCGCGACGCCGCGCACCTCCGCGCCCACTTCGCCGAGGACGGCGTGCTCGCCCTCAACGTCATGGGGTCTCCTGGCTCGGGCAAGACCGCGTTGATCGAGGCGGTGGCGCGCTCGGGGCGGGACCTCAAGCTCGCGGCCGTGAGCGGAGACTTGGCCACGTCGCTCGACGCCGAGCGCCTCGCGAGCGCCGGAGTGCCGTCGGCCTCGATCACCACGGGCTCCGCCTGCCACCTCGACGCGGCCATGGTGCACCACGCGCTCCACGACGAGCGGATCGCGCGCGCCGTGCACGAGAGCGACGTCTTCTTCGTCGAAAACGTGGGAAACCTCGTTTGCCCGGCGATCTATGACCTCGGCCAAGCCAAGAACGTCGTCGTGCTCTCGGTCACCGAGGGCGTCGACAAGCCGCTCAAATACCCGGTCATGTTCCGGGTGGCCGATCTCGTCGTCGTGTCCAAGGTCGACCTCGTGCCCTATCTGCCGGGCACGTCGCTCACCACGCTGCGCGAGAACATCGCGCGCGTCGCCCCGTCGGCCGAGGTGATCCCGTGCTCGGCCGTGTCGGGGGAGGGGGTGGGCGAGCTCCTCGCGTGGCTCGAAGCCCAAAGGGCCGCGCTCGCACCGAGGTCCGCGGCGGCGAGACACGAGCACCCTTGA